In Amyelois transitella isolate CPQ chromosome 3, ilAmyTran1.1, whole genome shotgun sequence, a single genomic region encodes these proteins:
- the LOC132902453 gene encoding uncharacterized protein LOC132902453, with protein sequence MKCIIPILMLFAWNTFGKETVLYMAPGADLFDLIRGIPPKGGVLMLSKVDGTDGDKDKLPDGLYYIPEDDGLTSEDTPILHVHRKTEQPKNEQKPVLEADKRDTQ encoded by the exons ATGAAGTGTATAATTccgattttaatgttatttgccTGGAACACGTTTGGTAAGGAAACTGTTCTGTATATGGCACCTGGAGCAGATTTATTTGATCTGATTCGTGGTATACCACCTAAAGGTGGAGTACTGATGTTGTCCAAGGTAGATGGAACTGATGGTGATAAAGATAAGTTGCCAGATGGGCTATATTACATTCCAGAAGACGATGGACTGACTTCCGAAGATACACCAATCTTGCATGTACAC AGAAAAACTGAGCAGCctaaaaatgaacaaaaacCTGTTCTTGAGGCAGATAAGAGGGATACCCAATGA
- the LOC132901751 gene encoding uncharacterized protein LOC132901751, translating into MTKFAVFVVLAAFICASSVHVFAQEFNNAFPDSEKQWTPDFPTMKPLDAQDIINLRPDDNNTKVEGESHKSSSSMKVVNGKVVEDTAETQDIVNKNGNVTETETSN; encoded by the exons atgACCAAATTCGCCGTTTTTGTTGTCCTCGCTGCTTTCATCTGTGCTTCTAGCg TACACGTGTTTGCACAAGAATTTAACAACGCTTTCCc GGACTCGGAAAAGCAATGGACACCAGATTTCCCAACAATG AAACCGTTAGATGCCCAAGACATCATAAACTTACGTCCTGACGACAACAACACTAAGGTCGAAGGCGAGTCCCACAAATCTTCGAGCAGTATGAAAGTCGTAAATGGAAAAGTAGTTGAAGATACAGCAGAAACACAAGATATCGTCAACAAAAACGGGAATGTTACGGAAACTGAGACCAGTAACTAA
- the LOC106133476 gene encoding nuclear pore complex protein Nup214, with amino-acid sequence MKFLLCCFFIATLAKVALPAPADGFVFPDDVRSGKKLEPIITPPVLPVLEHLERDPSTLINEPAKRTFPSPVKPRFFGGGFNVAPSGNGGLTASVSSSGSAGSASHSASQSFSFGFNEGFGASQSASQSSSFGFGGFSGSQASSQSASFSGPGGSASGAASSASSVAGSFGSGSQSASQSFGFNSALGGFGQSEPTYDNVAFDVRHRGVPNFPFPGFLGRGKSVGAASFRKGPTTKGADDFVSVFISN; translated from the exons ATGAAGTTCCTCCTATGTTGTTTCTTTATCGCGACACTCGCGAAGGTGGCGCTACCGGCGCCCGCGGACGGGTTTGTGTTCCCTGACGACGTGCGGAGCGGGAAGAAATTGGAGCCCATTATAACGCCACCAGTTTTGCCTGTTTTGGAACATTTGGAGCGAGATCCTTCTACGTTGATCAACGAGCCAGCGAAGCGAACGTTTCCTAGTCCAGTGAAGCCCAGGTTCTTTGGGGGTGGGTTTAACGTGGCGCCTTCGGGAAATGGGGGGCTGACGGCCAGTGTGAGCAGCAGTGGTAGTGCCGGCAGTGCCAGTCATTCCGCTTCACAATCTTTCTCTTTCGGATTTAACGAAGGATTTGGAGCATCGCAGTCGGCGAGCCAATCGTCGTCTTTTGGATTTGGAGG GTTCAGCGGCAGCCAAGCTAGCAGTCAATCAGCTTCGTTCAGCGGCCCTGGGGGCTCCGCGTCCGGGGCGGCTTCGTCTGCTTCGTCCGTCGCGGGCAGCTTCGGGTCCGGAAGTCAGAGTGCTTCGCAAAGCTTCGGCTTCAACTCCGCTTTAGGAGGTTTTGGACAGTCTGAG CCGACATACGACAACGTTGCCTTCGACGTGAGACACCGAGGCGTTCCCAACTTCCCGTTCCCAGGGTTCCTAGGACGAGGCAAGAGCGTGGGAGCGGCTTCCTTCAGGAAAGGACCTACTACTAAGGGCGCTGACGATTTCGTATCAGTCTTCATATCTAACTAG
- the LOC106133522 gene encoding uncharacterized protein LOC106133522: protein MSKIVILLLLVTVACQGFPTDPNEDLATLAARGDWDAVHRLINTRFSRKDIWAPSPESTGNVKSLKPVEGGEVYGEAEYTFHSSSNVNGQKTESSGGHKVINDNGRIQEFDFQPKY, encoded by the exons atgtcaaaaatcGTGATCCTTCTTTTGCTGGTCACCGTCGCTTGTCAAG GATTCCCCACAGACCCAAATGAGGACTTGGCAACTTTAGCAGCTCGAGGCGATTGGGACGCCGTCCATAGgct GATCAACACACGATTCAGCAGAAAGGATATATGGGCG CCGTCGCCAGAGTCAACTGGAAATGTGAAGAGTCTCAAACCAGTAGAGGGAGGGGAGGTATACGGCGAGGCTGAGTACACCTTCCACTCCTCGTCTAATGTCAACGGGCAGAAGACAGAGTCCAGCGGCGGGCACAAGGTCATCAACGACAATGGGAGAATCCAAGAGTTCGACTTCCAACCGAAATATTAG
- the LOC106133523 gene encoding LOW QUALITY PROTEIN: uncharacterized protein LOC106133523 (The sequence of the model RefSeq protein was modified relative to this genomic sequence to represent the inferred CDS: deleted 2 bases in 1 codon; substituted 1 base at 1 genomic stop codon), which produces MASIIILIISLVSFVNAGYVWVDDEEEAPAPPGYKRVRQSDTTDDYNFLFXIVRSSRSDSLFIPLSNSVLILYFQMYTPPLMQPPPLPGFGYLPPLPQPPPLYVRDFSQGFQHFPSPFASVNIPSPADIKNIKPEPGQVFSGVSLKSTRGFDKDKDGNTVKTGGTTIVVNDNGEVKETKVGKNPPNIEDPIVYPSVRFGVLIPEPVKIKRKPHVFKPHVFKPFEPITFKPIDMNYKPADGENFVAVSHSTHSESSNINGVVSNSGGSNDMVNLNGETDREAVEFHKMAPTILLIFSFIAVTNADYVWVDEESDAPQGYKRMYVPPLPQPPPLPGFGQLPPLPQPPPLYVPDLNQGFQHFQPNFVPINIPSPADIKNTKPAPGQVFNGVSVKSVSGVSVDKDGNIVKTGGTTFVVNDNGEVKETKVGKNPPNIEDPFVLAISSEKPHFQMPKIPDPVTFEPITFKPIVFKPFKPITFKPITFEPITFDPITFKPIDMNYKPADGENYVAVSHSSHVETSNIDGVVSNSGGSSDMVNVNGNTDKELVEFRNDPENQTEEAEHQNEE; this is translated from the exons ATGGCGTCTATAATAATCCTTATCATTTCTTTAGTCTCCTTTGTAAATG CTGGCTATGTGTGGGTGGATGACGAAGAAGAAGCACCAGCTCCTCCAGG atacaAAAGGGTAAGGCAATCTGATACTACAGACGATTacaatttcttattt tagATAGTTCGATCTAGTAGAAGTGATTCATTATTTATACCTTTAAGCAACTCAGTGCTCATACTTTATTTTCAGATGTATACTCCTCCTTTAATGCAGCCTCCTCCTCTACCCGGATTTGGTTACCTCCCTCCCCTTCCTCAACCACCTCCCCTATACGTTCGAGATTTCAGCCAAGGCTTCCAACATTTTCCCTCACCCTTCGCTTCTGTAAATATACCATCCCCAGcagacattaaaaatatcaaaccgGAACCTGGTCAAGTTTTCAGTGGAGTTTCATTGAAATCTACACGTGGTTTTGATAAAGACAAGGACGGCAATACGGTCAAAACTGGTGGGACAACTATTGTTGTCAATGATAACGGAGAAGTGAAGGAAACTAAAG TTGGAAAAAATCCGCCAAATATTGAAGACCCCATCGT CTATCCATCGGTAAGATTTGGTGTATTG ATTCCCGAaccagttaaaattaaaaggaagCCCCACGTTTTCAAACCTCATGTTTTCAAGCCATTCGAGCCCATAACATTCAAGCCTATAGACATGAATTACAAACCAGCTGACGGTGAGAACTTCGTGGCGGTATCTCATTCAACACACAGCGAGTCATCTAACATCAACGGAGTGGTTAGCAACAGCGGGGGCAGCAACGATATGGTCAATCTCAATGGAGAAACTGATCGAGAAGCGGTTGAATTT CATAAAATGGCGCCAACCATACTCCTTATCTTTTCGTTCATCGCTGTCACCAATG CCGACTACGTGTGGGTAGATGAAGAAAGCGATGCACCACAGGG ATACAAAAGG aTGTATGTTCCTCCACTGCCTCAGCCTCCTCCCTTACCCGGTTTTGGACAACTCCCACCTCTTCCCCAACCCCCTCCTCTGTATGTCCCTGATCTGAACCAAGGATTCCAGCATTTCCAACCAAACTTCGTTCCTATAAACATACCGTCACCAGCAGACATTAAGAACACCAAACCTGCGCCTGGGCAGGTCTTCAATGGTGTTTCTGTCAAGTCTGTGAGTGGTGTAAGTGTAGACAAGGACGGCAATATTGTCAAGACTGGCGGGACCACTTTTGTCGTTAATGATAATGGTGAAGTGAAGGAGACAAAAG TGGGAAAAAATCCTCCAAATATCGAAGATCCTTTTGT tttGGCGATCTCTAGCGAAAAG CCTCACTTTCAGATGCCAAAG ATACCCGACCCAGTAACATTTGAGCCGATTACTTTCAAACCTATTGTTTTCAAGCCATTCAAGCCAATCACATTCAAGCCAATAACTTTTGAGCCAATCACATTcgacccaataactttcaagcCAATTGATATGAACTACAAGCCAGCAGACGGTGAAAATTACGTAGCGGTTTCTCATTCGTCACATGTTGAAACGTCTAATATTGATGGTGTTGTTAGCAACAGCGGGGGAAGCAGCGATATGGTCAATGTGAATGGAAACACTGATAAAGAATTGGTTGAATTCAGAAATGACCCAGAAAACCAGACCGAGGAGGCTGAACACCAAAAtgaggaataa
- the LOC106133479 gene encoding uncharacterized protein LOC106133479 produces the protein MRSFSLVFLIAACIGSNKVNVMAQFDFFGITIPKFTEFTVPTLPKINIPPINPNTVKNMKPVNGESLNAVFVSSTSSQKNVDGTVQNTSNVKVINNSNGNVTEYSFKN, from the exons ATGAGAAGCTTTTCATTAGTATTTTTGATAGCTGCTTGCATCGGCTCCAATAAGG TGAATGTCATGGCGCAGTTTGATTTCTTtgg GATTACTATTCCCAAATTCACGGAGTTCACCGTGCCTACGCttcctaaaataaatatt ccCCCAATAAATCCTAATACAGTGAAGAATATGAAGCCTGTGAATGGTGAGTCTTTGAACGCGGTCTTCGTTAGCTCCACGAGCTCCCAAAAGAACGTGGACGGCACCGTACAGAACACATCCAATGTTAAAGTTATCAACAATAGCAACGGAAATGTCACcgaatatagttttaaaaactaa